One stretch of Labrus bergylta chromosome 24, fLabBer1.1, whole genome shotgun sequence DNA includes these proteins:
- the LOC109997743 gene encoding ankyrin repeat domain-containing protein SOWAHC-like has translation MALECSQDAVLDFLKERGGKVKNSELIEHFRSVFPEDPQKKAAVRNRFKMYVDTVAYVKTEDGVKCVCLKKNFRGSLKAAERQPAASQVSGDDAAEEPAPHAPGSGFGSDSQVRLPRVSSPESSLPDTAGDSGESEGSDCVFQEVNSSSGEMGNRGSLHRKESSRERAEKAQEIPEISVIQASPLPAEGSVFNLPAPAETTPTAQVDAAGQVEAEVVTRRSRQVEVEDDDDDDDACSLSDSEGSGSPKGSRKHFIQVMMSSSPQVRRSMVFRGSVHLSCRSDSDSASLTSGPDDDRTSLTLDPLEHEWMMCASDCEWSRLFPLLATEPSLVLRKDFITGFTCLHWAAKHGKPELIAMIINFAKQHSVPISVDARSNTGYTPLHVAAMHNHMEVVKLLVGAYGADVEIRDYSGRKACQYLTNSVSMDIRDIIGAYDSRSNSEDQTHSEGARWRFSKVLQTNLKPLRRLQLEDADCVDGEDRPPRQKPLRRKSSLSKMRPRLQRLRDRTSQILHSTSFRDSDELETSTRASFRSRPKTHFFG, from the coding sequence ATGGCGTTGGAGTGTTCTCAGGACGCCGTTTTGGACTTTCTGAAAGAGAGAGGCGGAAAAGTGAAGAACTCGGAGCTAATCGAGCACTTCAGGTCCGTTTTCCCGGAGGATCCACAGAAGAAGGCTGCAGTGCGGAACCGGTTTAAAATGTACGTGGACACCGTGGCTTACGTGAAAACGGAGGACGgagttaagtgtgtgtgtctgaagaaGAATTTCCGAGGGTCCCTGAAGGCAGCAGAGAGACAGCCCGCAGCCTCGCAGGTGAGCGGCGATGACGCAGCGGAGGAGCCGGCCCCTCACGCACCTGGATCAGGTTTCGGAAGTGACAGCCAGGTGAGACTTCCGCGTGTTTCCTCACCTGAAAGCAGTCTACCTGACACAGCAGGGGACAGCGGGGAGAGTGAGGggtctgactgtgtgtttcaggaAGTGAACAGCAGCTCAGGTGAGATGGGGAACAGAGGAAGTCTTCACAGGAAGGAGTCCTCGAGGGAGCGGGCTGAAAAAGCACAAGAAATACCGGAAATATCAGTGATCCAGGCATCACCTCTACCTGCCGAGGGATCTGTGTTCAACCTGCCAGCACCTGCAGAGACCACTCCCACAGCACAGGTAGACGCGGCAGGGCAGGTGGAGGCGGAGGTGGTGACCAGGCGAAGCAgacaggtggaggtggaggatgatgatgatgatgatgatgcatgcAGTCTGTCAGACAGCGAGGGGAGCGGCTCCCCTAAAGGCAGCAGGAAGCATTTCATCCAGGTGATGATGAGCTCCTCCCCCCAGGTGAGACGCAGCATGGTGTTCCGCGGCTCCGTCCACCTTTCCTGCAGGAGCGACAGTGACTCCGCCTCCTTGACCTCAGGTCCGGACGACGACCGGACGTCCTTGACGCTGGACCCGCTGGAGCACGAGTGGATGATGTGCGCCTCTGACTGCGAGTGGAGCCGCTTATTCCCGCTCCTCGCCACCGAGCCGAGCCTCGTCCTCAGGAAGGACTTCATCACCGGGTTCACCTGCCTGCACTGGGCGGCGAAACACGGGAAACCCGAGCTCATCGCGATGATCATTAACTTCGCCAAGCAGCACAGTGTTCCCATCAGCGTGGACGCTCGCTCCAACACGGGGTACACGCCACTGCATGTGGCCGCCATGCACAATCACATGGAGGTGGTGAAGCTTCTGGTGGGGGCGTACGGCGCCGACGTGGAGATCAGGGACTACAGCGGGAGAAAGGCCTGCCAGTACCTCACCAACAGCGTCAGCATGGACATCCGTGACATCATCGGAGCGTACGACTCGCGCTCCAACTCAGAGGACCAGACGCACAGCGAGGGGGCACGATGGCGGTTCTCCAAGGTCCTCCAGACCAACCTGAAGCCACTCAGGCGGCTTCAGCTGGAGGACGCCGACTGCGTGGACGGCGAGGATCGACCGCCCCGACAGAAACCGCTCAGGAGGAAGTCGTCGCTCAGCAAGATGAGGCCCAGGCTGCAGAGACTCCGCGATAGGACGTCGCAGATCCTCCACAGCACGTCCTTCAGGGACAGCGACGAGCTGGAGACATCCACCAGGGCGTCCTTCAGGTCGAGACCGAAGACGCATTTCTTTGGGTGA